Proteins found in one Pseudomonas mosselii genomic segment:
- a CDS encoding LuxR C-terminal-related transcriptional regulator produces MSLSLQDLSWHQGVGQCIEHLDRPSFWRTLATLLGDFVEVDTWVALLFSHDKPLIFDQSPYEREGIDPLVSEYANGLYLLDPFYISSRERPLTGLVRLADVAPEQFQQTDYYRLYFTHNVVADEVQFNLALGDGRTLCLSLGGRSRFDAQAIAQLELVRPWLIGLLRQRLHFEQLPERAPAKPALGLAQGRDEARRQLESVLTARELDVVRLILSGHSNKETAIKLKLSVETVKVHRRNVYRKLDVNSQSELFSLLFLAGEDLASLQPAP; encoded by the coding sequence ATGAGCTTGAGCCTGCAGGATCTTTCGTGGCACCAGGGTGTTGGCCAATGCATCGAGCACCTCGACCGCCCGAGCTTCTGGCGCACACTGGCCACGCTGCTCGGCGACTTCGTCGAGGTGGACACCTGGGTGGCGCTGCTGTTCAGCCACGACAAGCCGCTGATCTTCGACCAGAGCCCCTACGAGCGCGAGGGCATCGACCCGCTGGTGAGCGAGTACGCCAACGGCCTGTACCTGCTCGACCCGTTTTACATCAGCAGCCGCGAGCGGCCGCTGACCGGCCTGGTGCGCCTGGCCGACGTGGCCCCGGAGCAGTTCCAGCAGACCGACTACTACCGCCTGTACTTCACCCACAACGTGGTCGCCGACGAGGTGCAGTTCAACCTGGCCCTGGGCGATGGGCGCACGCTGTGCCTGTCGCTGGGCGGGCGCTCACGTTTCGACGCCCAGGCCATCGCCCAGCTGGAGCTGGTGCGCCCCTGGCTGATCGGCCTGCTGCGCCAGCGCCTGCACTTCGAACAACTGCCCGAGCGCGCACCGGCCAAGCCCGCGCTGGGCCTGGCCCAGGGGCGCGACGAAGCACGGCGGCAGCTGGAGTCGGTGCTCACGGCGCGGGAGCTGGATGTGGTGCGGCTGATCCTGTCGGGGCATTCGAACAAGGAGACGGCCATCAAGCTCAAACTGTCGGTCGAGACGGTGAAGGTCCATCGACGCAACGTGTACCGCAAGCTGGATGTGAACTCCCAGAGCGAGCTGTTCTCGCTGCTGTTCCTGGCCGGCGAAGACCTCGCCAGCCTGCAACCAGCGCCGTGA
- a CDS encoding APC family permease, with the protein MPDATPAKLSLTSLTVFGLAYMCPSLAMVIFGVISERSDGIAPSAFLLATGAMLLSALSYAKLSRLFPVSGSAYYYAKRLLGPGCGFVVGWAVLLAYLFMPMVAWLLQSVFLNAQFPQVPTWGWLLINIGLTTAVTVSGMTLTDRLNKVLTVFSVALVLLFIGYCLRYVAGQPQVGFTHPVWNEHSTLTGLTAAAAIAAYSFLGFDAVTTLAEEAEQPKRDIPRAVLLVISVGGLLFTAVAYLMQLSHPGGQFADPETATYALSIEVGGQFFADFVNLGGIVAGFASCLAVQVSASRLLYFMGREGVLPPRCFAKLQGTARTPVFNLLLIAGLGLIGIGADVSSAASLINFGAFLAFAAVNVCVIAYYLRERRKQRLSGMGFVVFPLLAIGVNLYLLSLLSTVVILAGVAWLVCGGLYLMWLMAAFSKPTPGLMEVES; encoded by the coding sequence ATGCCTGACGCCACCCCCGCAAAACTCTCCCTGACTTCCCTGACCGTCTTCGGCCTGGCCTACATGTGCCCGAGCCTGGCCATGGTGATCTTCGGCGTGATCTCCGAGCGCAGCGACGGCATCGCCCCCAGCGCCTTCCTGCTGGCCACCGGCGCCATGCTGCTGTCGGCCCTGAGCTACGCCAAGCTGTCTCGCCTGTTCCCGGTGTCCGGCTCGGCCTACTACTATGCCAAACGCCTGCTGGGCCCTGGCTGCGGCTTCGTGGTCGGCTGGGCGGTGCTGCTGGCCTACCTGTTCATGCCCATGGTCGCCTGGCTGCTGCAGTCGGTGTTTCTCAACGCCCAGTTCCCGCAGGTGCCCACCTGGGGCTGGCTTTTGATCAACATCGGCCTGACCACGGCGGTGACCGTCAGCGGCATGACCCTGACCGACCGCCTGAACAAAGTGCTCACGGTCTTCAGCGTGGCCCTGGTGCTGCTGTTCATTGGCTACTGCCTGCGCTATGTGGCCGGCCAGCCCCAGGTCGGCTTCACCCACCCCGTATGGAACGAACACAGCACCTTGACCGGCCTCACCGCCGCCGCCGCCATCGCCGCTTATTCGTTCCTCGGGTTCGACGCCGTGACCACCCTGGCCGAGGAGGCCGAGCAGCCCAAGCGCGACATCCCCCGGGCGGTGCTGCTGGTGATCAGCGTGGGCGGGCTGCTGTTCACGGCGGTGGCTTACCTGATGCAACTGAGCCACCCCGGTGGCCAGTTCGCCGACCCAGAGACTGCGACCTATGCGCTGTCGATCGAGGTGGGCGGGCAGTTCTTCGCCGACTTCGTCAACCTCGGCGGCATCGTCGCCGGCTTCGCCTCGTGCCTGGCGGTGCAGGTCAGCGCCAGCCGCTTGCTGTACTTCATGGGCCGCGAAGGCGTGCTGCCACCGCGTTGTTTCGCCAAGCTGCAGGGCACGGCGCGCACGCCGGTGTTCAACCTGCTGCTGATCGCCGGGCTGGGGTTGATCGGGATAGGCGCGGATGTGAGCTCGGCCGCTTCGCTGATCAACTTCGGCGCGTTCCTGGCGTTTGCGGCGGTGAATGTCTGCGTGATTGCGTACTACCTGCGCGAGCGGCGCAAGCAGCGGTTGAGCGGGATGGGGTTCGTGGTTTTTCCGCTGCTGGCGATTGGGGTGAACCTGTATCTGCTGTCGCTGTTGAGCACGGTGGTGATACTGGCCGGGGTGGCTTGGCTGGTGTGTGGCGGGTTGTACCTGATGTGGCTGATGGCGGCGTTCAGCAAGCCCACGCCGGGGTTGATGGAGGTTGAGTCTTGA
- a CDS encoding AAA family ATPase: MADIFLRPELAADMARQLLKPSALDIGLRSGLFLSGLRRTGKTTFLKNDLIPALEAQGALVIYVDLWSDTQTSPVKLVLAAVRQALLELQTPTSSFMQRLKRVRGAEVEVAGFKFGFNLDTLGEAGGVTLAEALTEAVDQAKATVVLIVDEVQHAITTEDGQQMMLALKAARDAINPRPATPGHFLFIGTGSHRAMVNELTARRNQAFAGATNVAYPVLDEGYVAFWLQRLAADGLDNLPSLEVATEAFKTLGSRPEEFIRALRQLIHSPSLGSGADVVLPVIAATLRSAAADLELMKVEELGVLAQAIFARIASVDGETRGVFSSEAAGEYSTFVGREVRVEEIQPVANELLAANLIIRRGHGLYGVTDPFVQEIWRERQAMLGKR; the protein is encoded by the coding sequence ATGGCTGACATTTTCCTGCGCCCGGAACTGGCAGCCGATATGGCCAGGCAACTGCTCAAGCCCTCGGCACTGGATATCGGCCTGCGTTCCGGGTTGTTCCTGTCCGGCCTGCGCCGGACGGGCAAGACAACCTTTCTCAAGAACGATCTGATCCCGGCCCTGGAGGCACAGGGCGCACTGGTGATCTACGTCGACCTGTGGAGCGACACCCAGACAAGCCCGGTGAAACTGGTGCTGGCTGCCGTGCGCCAAGCCCTGCTCGAACTGCAGACACCGACCTCGTCGTTCATGCAGCGTCTCAAGCGCGTGCGTGGCGCCGAGGTGGAGGTGGCCGGTTTCAAGTTCGGTTTCAACCTCGATACCCTGGGTGAAGCAGGCGGCGTGACACTCGCCGAAGCGCTGACCGAAGCGGTGGACCAGGCCAAGGCGACTGTCGTGCTGATCGTCGACGAAGTGCAGCATGCCATCACCACAGAGGACGGGCAGCAGATGATGCTGGCCCTTAAGGCCGCGCGTGACGCCATCAACCCAAGACCCGCGACGCCTGGGCATTTCCTGTTCATCGGCACCGGCTCGCACCGGGCCATGGTCAACGAGCTGACCGCCCGGCGTAACCAGGCGTTTGCCGGCGCCACCAACGTGGCCTATCCGGTGCTGGACGAGGGCTATGTCGCGTTCTGGCTCCAGCGGCTCGCCGCGGACGGCCTCGATAACCTGCCTTCGCTGGAAGTGGCGACCGAGGCGTTCAAGACACTGGGCAGCCGGCCTGAAGAGTTCATCCGTGCCCTGCGTCAGTTGATTCACTCGCCCAGCCTCGGTTCCGGGGCGGATGTGGTGCTGCCGGTGATTGCGGCCACGCTACGCTCGGCGGCGGCCGACCTGGAACTGATGAAGGTCGAGGAACTGGGCGTGCTGGCCCAGGCCATTTTCGCCCGGATCGCCTCCGTGGATGGCGAGACGCGGGGCGTGTTTTCCAGCGAGGCGGCGGGCGAGTATTCGACGTTCGTGGGGCGTGAAGTGCGGGTGGAGGAGATCCAGCCGGTGGCCAATGAGTTGCTGGCGGCGAACCTGATCATTCGCCGGGGGCATGGCCTGTATGGCGTGACCGATCCGTTCGTGCAGGAGATCTGGCGGGAGCGCCAGGCGATGCTGGGTAAGCGCTGA
- a CDS encoding DUF7878 domain-containing protein — MKVDFELLTLPDDMSGYNAAAFTEGRLSIEVQGRVFLQVEYCLLLELANVMTQWLKAVATRGAQDFYYASMDEEEEPIIALRYCRTRSVFSLWSCWAVCEHGPEVTLEQASECFERYVHDLKRAIDNRLQAVSP, encoded by the coding sequence ATGAAGGTCGACTTTGAATTGCTCACATTGCCGGACGACATGTCGGGCTACAACGCGGCGGCCTTTACCGAGGGCCGCCTGAGCATTGAAGTGCAGGGGCGGGTGTTCTTGCAGGTGGAGTACTGCTTGCTGCTCGAATTGGCAAACGTGATGACGCAATGGTTGAAAGCCGTGGCCACCCGTGGGGCTCAGGATTTTTACTACGCCTCGATGGACGAAGAAGAGGAACCGATCATCGCGCTGCGCTACTGCCGCACCAGATCGGTCTTCTCACTATGGTCCTGTTGGGCGGTGTGCGAGCATGGTCCCGAAGTGACGCTGGAGCAGGCCAGCGAATGTTTCGAGCGGTATGTTCATGACTTGAAGCGGGCGATCGACAATCGCCTGCAGGCCGTTTCGCCCTGA
- a CDS encoding DUF3077 domain-containing protein encodes MSTDDTTSHTTVGKTKFYQGEGHTDPLFCIEPGIPCQHAREQASELMGCVCDLTITGIMEEKPQLIWASYYLSALAKALMDDAELGMKH; translated from the coding sequence ATGAGCACAGACGACACCACGTCCCACACCACGGTGGGCAAGACCAAGTTCTACCAGGGTGAAGGGCATACCGACCCGCTGTTTTGCATCGAGCCCGGCATCCCTTGCCAGCACGCACGGGAACAGGCTTCGGAGTTGATGGGCTGCGTGTGCGACCTGACCATCACCGGGATCATGGAGGAGAAGCCTCAGTTGATCTGGGCGTCGTATTACCTGAGCGCGCTGGCCAAGGCGCTGATGGATGATGCGGAGTTGGGGATGAAGCACTGA
- a CDS encoding SLATT domain-containing protein: protein MKPNPANLPIGPQSKIDHISEKGLRAPKDPTDKLLLNMRVTSNCRYRAAIRLGMKNDVSFAATTILSLGLILIPLLQSSGITQIFPQLVANGMQLFFAVCVLVYSVTIAKADYGVRAEKLSRCADTLKSLARDLEMEIVKGSTNDQSIKTYGEKYSIIVSTSETHLDNDYLISRLHMSRDYEIKGLDRAYYKAKSSAILYSMYITPFCIIALELLFLTDFIGITNAYPETFKYIKPT, encoded by the coding sequence GTGAAACCGAACCCAGCAAATCTCCCCATAGGCCCCCAGTCCAAAATTGACCATATTTCAGAAAAAGGATTACGTGCCCCAAAGGACCCGACTGATAAATTACTACTTAACATGCGCGTTACGTCAAACTGTCGTTATCGAGCTGCAATCCGTTTAGGAATGAAAAATGACGTATCTTTTGCCGCCACTACAATACTTTCTCTAGGGCTAATTCTCATCCCACTACTTCAAAGCTCAGGAATAACTCAAATATTCCCACAACTCGTAGCTAATGGGATGCAGCTTTTCTTCGCAGTTTGCGTCTTGGTTTACTCAGTAACCATTGCCAAAGCGGATTATGGTGTTCGCGCTGAAAAACTCAGCCGCTGCGCTGACACTCTAAAGTCTCTTGCCAGAGACCTAGAAATGGAAATCGTAAAAGGTTCAACAAACGACCAGTCAATAAAAACCTACGGAGAAAAATACTCAATTATAGTCTCAACATCCGAAACACACCTAGATAATGACTACTTAATCTCAAGACTTCATATGTCTCGCGACTACGAAATCAAAGGGCTAGACAGGGCTTACTACAAAGCAAAATCCAGCGCAATACTTTACTCGATGTACATAACCCCCTTTTGTATCATCGCATTAGAACTCCTATTTTTGACAGACTTCATTGGTATCACAAACGCCTACCCGGAAACATTCAAGTACATCAAGCCGACCTAA
- a CDS encoding phospholipase D-like domain-containing protein → MNILNFAIPVIKSKAKFIVDKGHPWSTIEHLVLYALSKQSWSISALASHANLPRRVVMESIIRLMRAGWVELEQATSGTLFKTTIFGKIALDRIELPTILERKNRPTNFIVDLVCGHVYRNREWAVFTEQTIRDRAKNENFVILTPDSEETSIDVTGMLSILLDPDETFVSAEPKGVIRRYVVATLKDGVIHGLPPKRDLSDLKEKIIEISQSRLTNISEENTEVKVSGTRFEPLAGKENYRDIKFNLEDIILGGTNHLKALLDAIDNARTKIIIHSTFIEESKFSKLTPNLIEAAKRGVMVHIFWGQNEINEESSSSRRAITAIFNSEEIAEFTSSIIIHPHSTGSHSKFIISDSACNGEFIAIIGSCNWFTSNFSTYEASVLLRDPRIVKDVISYASRLCCIHDGIWTDLATEIALIGQKLISQTAPSNTNATASLIIGEQHNSYIYRARDEAKERIFVTSHRLGGTLYSSVLPALKKAVEEKNIMANILFNQETDPVTKKDVLSVKNTASLAGIQLETVEAPKLHAKILAWDNNDILITSLNWLSADPKGSDNLKELGIHINLRGAAETIISDLQGRIICQQAAI, encoded by the coding sequence TTGAACATACTGAACTTCGCAATTCCTGTCATCAAAAGCAAAGCAAAATTTATTGTAGACAAAGGGCATCCCTGGAGCACAATAGAACACTTGGTACTTTACGCCCTATCGAAACAAAGCTGGTCTATTTCAGCGCTTGCATCGCATGCTAATCTCCCTAGGAGGGTGGTTATGGAGTCTATAATACGACTTATGCGAGCTGGCTGGGTAGAACTCGAGCAAGCAACCAGTGGCACATTATTTAAGACCACAATATTCGGAAAAATCGCTTTAGACCGGATAGAGCTACCTACAATCCTAGAAAGAAAAAACAGACCAACCAACTTTATAGTAGACCTCGTTTGCGGGCACGTTTATAGGAATAGAGAATGGGCTGTATTCACTGAGCAGACAATCAGAGACCGTGCAAAAAATGAGAATTTTGTAATATTAACTCCCGACTCAGAAGAAACATCAATTGATGTAACAGGGATGTTAAGCATCCTTCTAGACCCTGATGAAACTTTTGTTAGCGCAGAACCAAAGGGCGTAATACGTAGATATGTAGTCGCAACGCTTAAAGACGGTGTAATCCATGGACTGCCTCCTAAACGAGACCTGTCTGACCTCAAGGAAAAAATCATCGAAATTAGTCAGAGCCGCCTAACTAATATCAGCGAAGAAAACACGGAAGTTAAAGTTTCCGGCACTCGCTTCGAACCGCTTGCGGGGAAGGAAAACTACAGGGATATAAAATTCAATTTAGAAGATATCATTCTTGGAGGGACTAATCACTTGAAAGCCCTTCTGGATGCAATTGACAACGCCAGAACAAAAATCATAATCCACTCAACTTTTATTGAAGAGAGCAAATTCTCCAAACTTACGCCCAACCTCATAGAAGCAGCAAAGAGAGGGGTGATGGTCCACATTTTCTGGGGACAGAACGAAATAAACGAAGAGTCTTCCTCCTCCCGCAGAGCCATAACTGCGATCTTCAACAGCGAAGAGATAGCTGAGTTCACCTCAAGCATTATCATCCACCCACATTCAACTGGCTCTCACTCTAAATTTATAATTTCAGACTCCGCATGCAATGGAGAATTTATTGCAATTATTGGATCCTGCAATTGGTTCACGTCAAATTTTTCAACCTATGAAGCGTCAGTGCTATTAAGAGACCCTCGAATCGTAAAAGACGTTATCAGTTACGCATCACGCCTCTGTTGTATTCACGATGGCATTTGGACTGATCTTGCTACAGAAATTGCACTAATAGGCCAGAAGCTTATTTCACAAACCGCTCCTAGCAACACCAATGCCACAGCCAGTCTAATCATAGGAGAGCAACATAACTCTTACATCTATCGTGCCCGTGACGAAGCAAAAGAGCGAATTTTTGTCACAAGCCATAGACTCGGCGGCACACTCTACTCATCAGTACTGCCCGCACTAAAAAAAGCAGTCGAGGAAAAGAACATAATGGCCAACATACTATTCAACCAAGAAACAGACCCAGTAACAAAAAAAGATGTACTCTCAGTGAAAAACACTGCGTCTTTGGCTGGAATACAACTAGAAACGGTTGAAGCCCCGAAATTACACGCCAAAATCCTTGCGTGGGATAACAATGACATATTAATAACAAGTTTGAACTGGCTCTCGGCAGACCCAAAAGGCAGTGACAACTTAAAAGAGCTCGGAATACACATTAACTTACGCGGCGCTGCAGAAACAATCATTAGCGACCTTCAGGGTCGCATTATCTGCCAGCAAGCCGCCATTTAA
- a CDS encoding DEAD/DEAH box helicase produces MSQGNLTLKKTAKSSALSGYTLEKKYLCTFNKSTGSPSQRNAVDEHGSNVLIKTWPRNPNIDDKDIYEVWKNETRQLYRLAGFPGISNYIAELKTALIDETGYHLVIKTEQRQPLEILIRNDDYTPTKNPRSTRNRRLSWANLHRISKGLEILHLQGLLHRNLNNWSILTSNTDEPDFQLTGFEWSMRLVEPEKHSNKTPPHSYDNTHSFIKDWQQLGEIAATLLGVPYTKLINLGISNHEVSDGISADEIKLIRELQGYVKTDRIDGKYVITKIDKILLELDSELQNKEHLYSFFLSLGPESKAATTIRQASKNQIEIDDEEEQLDFIKKDLRTPIFQAMKSNFSSTGLKYCLRGELLTYTIDAFQKRGAPASWDLAYCSSIEPSNKVPNPIIYQIPLSGSSLNTLPLTEAKRAARLKGRTTSWTSLTNKASLPEDPYSEELKTRKSLILSQILDYLFAASEAYPVSIIREPKQAYTPQLDGTISIKITARTDTEREELCRSLKIRDNLARRLEKSLIEDRIEGGSGNWILTDSPNIGERSDMDTEWQFHSHANDKDGRKIYTFTGDNPPNTSNTVYLISADSAGRDLQLRRRLKSFTALGEHNELARMICDPRGRIMSSHEQIVEDAAYLSLDTSKQDAFKSIIETLPLFLVQGPPGVGKTRLVRELVSQIISNDSSSRILLSAQSNHAVDHLMQEIKDIVSDSNDAIIIRCVQKSAKDAEKRFDIGYETRSIVNRIADSDLISTAPKELAEKLTQLTAAYNNDTNTPISTTLEISKNSIENLVLRSANLVFATTNSAALEGLIEEKNQFDWSIIEEAGKATGGELTSPLLLSPRRLMIGDHKQLPPFGADRILKILSNPADTKNALESGNLMIGRHFRDPIVDEIFSDAKLDNGSEEAASDFSDLCDEAAKNFLLFESTIENEFDRQKRRNKGFPIAKSLHHQHRMHPEIAELVSHAFYKEDLKTDPSSALRFEQNPSPIRHSNGNIPDLPIVWIDMPWVSSTLDKKYGDKIPHYTNPDEIDVIEIIIKQLTAASDNSAKPTIAILSPYSRQTREIANRIEAKKNNDLANIHNFSSAAGDGSYCSTVDSFQGNEADCVIISLVRNNSHSTIYNALGFLADSRRMNVLMSRAKWRLVLVGSLDFLKSIHARPKGEPDRRQIDFLSKLIRKIESNRDVHKNIVPAKVLEEDKF; encoded by the coding sequence ATGTCACAAGGCAACTTAACATTAAAAAAGACCGCCAAAAGCAGTGCGTTATCCGGCTACACCCTCGAAAAAAAATACTTATGCACATTCAATAAAAGCACTGGTTCGCCGTCTCAGCGCAATGCTGTCGATGAGCATGGAAGTAACGTATTAATTAAAACCTGGCCTAGAAATCCAAACATAGACGACAAAGACATATACGAGGTTTGGAAAAACGAGACTCGCCAACTTTATCGACTTGCAGGATTCCCAGGAATCTCGAACTATATAGCAGAACTCAAAACTGCCCTAATAGACGAAACTGGTTATCACCTTGTAATCAAGACAGAACAGCGCCAGCCTCTGGAAATATTAATCCGCAATGATGACTACACCCCTACCAAGAACCCAAGATCAACTAGAAACAGACGACTCAGCTGGGCAAATTTACATCGGATTTCCAAAGGACTAGAAATCCTTCACTTACAAGGACTGCTTCATCGAAACCTCAATAACTGGTCCATACTTACATCCAACACAGACGAACCTGATTTTCAGCTGACAGGATTCGAATGGTCCATGAGGCTAGTAGAGCCAGAAAAACACTCTAACAAAACGCCACCACACAGTTACGATAATACTCACTCATTCATCAAAGATTGGCAGCAGCTTGGTGAAATCGCAGCCACACTATTGGGAGTTCCGTACACCAAGTTAATAAATCTAGGAATTTCAAATCACGAAGTTTCAGATGGAATCAGCGCCGACGAAATAAAGCTAATCAGAGAGCTTCAAGGATATGTAAAAACAGATAGGATAGATGGAAAATACGTAATTACAAAAATAGACAAAATCCTACTTGAACTCGATAGCGAACTCCAAAACAAAGAACATCTTTATAGTTTTTTCTTATCTCTTGGCCCCGAGAGCAAAGCCGCTACGACAATACGCCAGGCATCAAAAAATCAAATTGAAATCGATGATGAAGAAGAGCAACTTGATTTTATTAAGAAGGACCTGCGAACCCCTATATTTCAAGCTATGAAGTCCAATTTCTCATCAACAGGCCTGAAATATTGCTTAAGAGGAGAACTCCTCACCTATACTATCGATGCATTTCAAAAAAGAGGTGCACCTGCCTCTTGGGACTTAGCCTATTGCAGCTCGATAGAACCATCCAACAAAGTACCTAACCCTATAATTTATCAAATACCTCTGAGTGGTAGCTCCTTAAATACACTTCCTTTAACAGAAGCAAAGCGAGCAGCTCGCCTAAAGGGAAGGACTACTTCTTGGACTTCTCTTACAAACAAAGCTTCCTTACCTGAAGACCCTTACAGCGAAGAGCTAAAAACGCGAAAATCTTTAATATTAAGCCAAATATTAGACTACCTTTTTGCCGCGAGCGAAGCATATCCGGTATCTATTATCCGCGAACCCAAGCAAGCTTACACGCCTCAACTTGACGGAACCATTAGCATCAAAATAACAGCTAGAACCGATACAGAAAGAGAGGAGCTATGTCGATCATTAAAGATACGTGACAACCTTGCGAGACGCCTCGAAAAATCCTTAATAGAAGATCGCATTGAAGGCGGATCTGGTAATTGGATTCTAACTGACTCACCTAATATTGGTGAGCGCTCCGACATGGATACCGAATGGCAATTTCACTCTCATGCAAATGATAAGGACGGAAGAAAAATATATACCTTTACGGGAGATAACCCTCCCAACACATCAAATACTGTTTATCTCATATCAGCAGACTCTGCCGGCAGAGACTTACAACTCAGACGACGTCTGAAAAGCTTTACAGCTTTAGGGGAGCACAATGAACTTGCAAGAATGATCTGTGATCCCCGAGGACGGATTATGAGCAGCCATGAGCAAATAGTAGAAGACGCTGCATATTTAAGCCTAGACACGTCTAAACAAGATGCATTTAAGTCCATTATCGAAACACTGCCACTCTTTCTCGTACAAGGACCACCAGGAGTTGGAAAAACCAGACTAGTCCGAGAACTTGTCAGCCAAATAATTAGCAACGACAGCTCCTCAAGAATACTTTTATCCGCACAGAGCAATCACGCTGTCGACCACCTAATGCAGGAGATCAAAGATATAGTTTCAGACAGTAATGATGCAATTATAATCCGGTGTGTGCAGAAATCTGCCAAAGACGCAGAGAAACGCTTCGACATAGGCTATGAAACTAGATCAATAGTAAATCGAATAGCCGACAGCGACTTGATTTCCACAGCTCCAAAAGAGCTAGCTGAAAAACTAACCCAACTGACAGCTGCTTACAACAACGATACAAACACGCCAATAAGCACGACACTAGAAATATCCAAAAACTCCATCGAGAACTTAGTACTTCGCTCTGCAAACCTGGTATTTGCCACGACAAATTCCGCTGCACTTGAAGGTCTAATTGAAGAAAAAAATCAGTTTGACTGGTCAATTATTGAAGAAGCAGGTAAAGCGACAGGCGGAGAATTAACATCGCCACTTTTACTATCTCCAAGAAGGCTTATGATTGGAGATCACAAACAGCTTCCTCCTTTTGGTGCTGATCGCATTCTAAAAATCTTGAGCAATCCGGCAGACACAAAAAATGCACTTGAATCAGGAAACCTGATGATAGGCAGACATTTTAGGGACCCTATTGTTGACGAAATCTTTAGTGATGCAAAATTAGATAATGGTTCTGAAGAAGCCGCGTCGGATTTTTCAGACTTGTGCGATGAAGCTGCCAAAAATTTCTTACTATTCGAATCAACAATCGAAAATGAGTTCGATCGACAAAAGCGCAGGAACAAGGGCTTCCCTATCGCGAAATCTCTGCACCATCAGCATAGAATGCACCCTGAAATCGCAGAATTAGTATCTCACGCTTTTTATAAAGAAGATTTGAAAACTGACCCATCATCGGCATTACGTTTTGAGCAAAATCCATCTCCTATAAGGCACTCCAACGGCAACATTCCGGATCTACCCATTGTTTGGATTGACATGCCCTGGGTATCTAGCACTTTGGACAAAAAATATGGTGACAAGATACCACACTACACCAACCCTGACGAAATTGATGTCATTGAAATAATCATAAAACAGCTAACAGCAGCTTCAGACAATAGCGCCAAGCCTACAATAGCTATCCTTTCCCCTTACAGCCGACAAACTCGAGAAATTGCAAATCGTATTGAGGCAAAAAAAAATAACGACTTGGCAAACATCCATAACTTCTCTAGTGCTGCTGGAGATGGTTCATACTGCAGCACTGTGGATTCATTCCAAGGCAACGAAGCAGACTGCGTAATCATCTCGCTAGTCAGAAACAATAGCCATTCCACCATATATAATGCCTTGGGCTTCTTAGCAGACTCTCGAAGGATGAACGTATTAATGAGCCGTGCCAAGTGGCGCTTGGTATTAGTAGGCAGCTTAGACTTCCTTAAGTCAATCCATGCACGCCCCAAAGGTGAGCCCGACAGGCGTCAAATTGACTTCCTGTCAAAACTCATAAGAAAAATTGAAAGCAATCGCGACGTTCACAAAAACATAGTTCCAGCGAAGGTCTTAGAGGAGGACAAATTTTGA